The Mycobacterium sp. EPa45 genomic interval GACGGTCTGGCGATGCGGCGCGGCAAGGACCTCACCTGGTCGCAGGTGCTGATGGCCGCCAACACGCCGATGCTGCTGAAGGCCGGACTGGTAGAGGGCAACACCGAGGCGGGCGTGCTGGCCTCGGGACAGGTCGCCGGGATCATCGAGACCCTGCCGTCGTGCGCCGAGCTGATCGACTCGATCGTCGCCGACGCCGTCAAGCATCTTCAGGCCGCGAGCGCGTTCATCGAATAAAGCTATTTGCTTCAGTTGAGTGAAATGAAGCTATAGTCTTCATATGACTGAAGTGAAGTCGATTGCTTCATCGTCGCGCGCAGCGCTGCTCGGCGACGTGGTCGGTTCCCGGCACGCCGCGGACCGGGCCGAGCTGCACCGACGTATCAGTCGGACACTCGCAGGCACTCCGTTGGGGTTCACGGTCGGCGACGAATTCCAGGGCAGTTTTCCCACAGTCGGCGCCGCGATCGACGCCGCACTGACCGTGCGCCTGGCACTGGAGCCGGACATCGACATCCGCTTCGGTATCGGCTGGGGCGACATGACCGTGCTGGATGCCGAAACCGGAATTCAGGACGGCCCCGGCTGGTGGTCGGCGCGCGACGCCATCGAGTGGACCGCGGCCGCGCAGCAGCAGCCGGCACTCGCAACAGTGCGCACCGCCTACCGGCGCCACGGCGAGACCGGGCCCGACCCCGACGCCGTCAACGCCGCCCTGTTATGTCGGGACCACCTGCTTGGATCGATAGATGCTCGGTCCCT includes:
- a CDS encoding SatD family protein; the encoded protein is MTEVKSIASSSRAALLGDVVGSRHAADRAELHRRISRTLAGTPLGFTVGDEFQGSFPTVGAAIDAALTVRLALEPDIDIRFGIGWGDMTVLDAETGIQDGPGWWSARDAIEWTAAAQQQPALATVRTAYRRHGETGPDPDAVNAALLCRDHLLGSIDARSLRLLRGLLDHKTKKELAAMEGISASAVSQRTARDGLDLLVLACEQLRAVR